A DNA window from Melospiza georgiana isolate bMelGeo1 chromosome 22, bMelGeo1.pri, whole genome shotgun sequence contains the following coding sequences:
- the SPEN gene encoding msx2-interacting protein isoform X2: MVRETRHLWVGNLPENVREEKIIEHFKRYGRVESVKILPKRGSEGGVAAFVDFVDIKSAQKAHNSVNKMGDRDLRTDYNEPGTIPSAARGLDDTVSIASRSREVSGFRGGGGGPTYGPPPSLHAREGRYERRLDGASDNRERAYEHSAYGHHERGTGGFDRTRHYDQDYYRDPRERTLQHGLYYTSRSRSPNRFDAHDPRYEPRAREQFTLPSVVHRDIYRDDITREVRGRRPERNYQHSRSRSPHSSQSRTQSPQRLASQAARPARSPSGSGSRSRSSSSDSLSSSSSTSSDSSDSSSSSSDESPARSVQSTAVPAPASQLLPSLEKDEPRKSFGIKVQNLPVRSTDTSLKDGLFHEFKKYGKVTSVQIHGASEERYGLVFFRQQEDQEKALNASKGKLFFGMQIEVTAWIGPETESENEFRPLDERIDEFHPKATRTLFIGNLEKTTTYHDLRNIFQRFGGIVDIDIKKVNGVPQYAFLQYCDIASVCKAIKKMDGEYLGNNRLKLGFGKSMPTNCVWLDGLSTNVTDQYLTRHFCRYGPVVKVVFDRLKGMALVLYNEIEYAQAAVKETKGRKIGGNKIKVDFANRESQLAFYHSMEKTGQDIRDFYEMLAERRDERRGSYEYAPDRTYYETVRTPGTYPEDPRREYPARGREFYAEWDPYQGDYYDPRYYDDPREYRDYRGDPYEQDIREYSYRQRERERERERFESDRDRDHERRPIERSQSPTHSRRPQSPGASPSQSERLQSDSERRIYSRSSDRSGSCSSLSPPRYDKLDKARVERYAKNEKVEKERVFEQERVDKEKRLVRKEKLEKIEKEKTDKQKRKAKIHSPSSQSSETDQENEREPSPEKLKGNSKQSKERGDKEGTAKNRLELMPCVVLTRVKEKEGKVIDQPALEKLRAKLDNDTLKSPLLEQKTQTSQAEQAKSEQSKLEPVRTKVQKEKALASHIEVVDKEGKMKPKKHLKTEQTSEGANAVDLDKLEARKRRFADANPKPDRQKLDVKRSSQDEEDARMVLKKQLDATASSREAPVLREGELERKPLRKEMLKRESKKLKLERLIPVTSPKEIQDPLNVGGIGMRPTLDLQARLAEEPEAPVEVQELPPKKLNPVKPQHKQVQLLDEQGTEREDTRKNYSSLPEETPDHKLGQEKPHSADTEEKISIDIDHTQSYRKQMEQSRRLKQQLEMEIAKSEKFGSPKKEVDEYEKRSLVHEVGKPPQDVTDDSPPSKRKKTDQFDFEISTKRERNYRSSRQVSEDSERMSCSPSIRHFPFHEDDDTIDSPRLMPLKETKESPKIEEKGLSYSNMTVREDSLKFNPYDSSRREQMAEMAKIKLSVLSSEEDSSRWETQVKQEPGRVDISFPSSIVKRDSIRKRSVRDLEPGEVPSDSDDDGENKPHSPKASSLLESSRLSFLLRDREEKFREREERLQSGSLERNKFYSFALDKTITPDTKALLERAKSLSSSREENWSFLDWDSRFASFRNNKDKEKVDSAPRPIPSWYMKKKKIRTDSEGGKLDDKKEDHKEEEQERQELFASRFLHSSIFEQDSKRLQHLERKDDDLDFISGRLYGRQSSSDGTNSTADLVQEPVVLFHSRFVELTRMQQKEKEKDQKPKEVEKQEDKENRPKTPEIVPDSKETEHKPSSAVGPSSVTVLPQEPAPIAPEKIVSEKVLVEPASVKDEKPSEPAAAAEEQKPFPELAAPAKMEPPEQTEPPPVVEASKEIIATTLAPEEDAVATEHPSYLDTKPPTPGASFSDADISVDPEPEAAQLLPPPPKLVQKSDEAAEPKEENPLPSANTDAGVSQKVEAAAEVLPPVSDNDMEVEPPVVVKDKKSYKSKRSKTPVQSAAANVTEKPVTRKSERIDREKLKRSSSPRGDTQKLSELKVEAEKVSRNAAKSPSSAAEPENVELSLPIGRTRRRNVRSVYATTGDNEGPSPVKDSMEVTRSTRKRVEKEPQETVTTVPTTPRRGRPPKSRRKPEEEISPIKTEPVQQEVEEAETKDTVEAPKPAEGWRSPRSQKLTHTHSSAAASQQGKKGKNEPKADNMAESEDAAERSGQESSIGDNSNKAKAAEKEPAASEQKRDRKELDVEKNQLEIPTVEITEKKPVPEKVTKSKRGRYKNTKTVVDKASVCLKNVEIRLNVDEVKGALRPTEEEAEPVAVSPPKMKSPPKEDILPPHFSKNEVEDSFPEMEKEVTREPKQSPEAAQLAKQIELEQAVENIAKLTETPPTIAAYKEPTTDVAEVRQEEEADKPAHQASETELAAAIGSIINDISGETESFPAPPTYPAESETEIPTEPLVLQSPREEMEPETDQAVNNILETEAAVEPVVQPVPGSVPTALDTESKESEVSFSESSNSAQEAETLQEAEVARKEKGRQKTTRQRRKKSTSRKGDVAEVNTFEPERVQSKSPPANEVKTKPEEASKEEKQIKPTASMEPSASDVTKAVAADVVAAHEAVPESSTSPKVPAPAPLDLGPPPVPLDEGSQSGFKIRSPLENAAMTPPSAPNTALPAVPAAAAAKLPTPVPTTIVPLHSSAAKVPEWMVRHEEPRARSTPPPALPPDTKASDIDTNSSTLRKILMEPKYVSATSITSTHVTTTHTEPVSAPCLEEAPLHPAVEAIKPVSEEKPAVPVTNALDPPVAEAPVFSEKEKVNTVIAPKATSVISRMPHSVDLEEAPRITLVKQAPQTQTCLVNAPSPKFKQRSSANDNSRFHPGSMSIIEERPVETGSSPGLRVNTSEGVVLLSYSGQKTEGPQRISAKISQIPPASAVDIEFQQSVSKSQIKQEPITPSQPAPKGSQTSAGYGTVSTHSSLVLGAQPYNTSPVISSVKQERAALDKPDSSHLAVQTPASQSGKVLTQTVNTPPVLVHNQMVVNKKLSDPAALKVETKTLQPSNLSPGVSPHHPSLSGKMHSEANHVSSGPSTPTDRAISHLGVTKQEPHSPRTSGHSPSPFPRACHPGSTSSPALSSSTPVMLAPGIPVPQYISSMHPEQSVIMPPHSVTQTVSLGHLSQGEVRMNTPPLSGIPYGIRPEALHSPRAALQPQMEMKPQRSSTPQPAPIRDIVMPPLSSQHPPEEELHFHHTAVCRGPAPVQSDVLVMQPDYRMHPGGLRLEQYNVPRDVRMIMHPHMAAVGEHHSETRQSRTPEGAVKTPPVSKTPQPGKETPKSSEGKMAHSPHSEPRLLSVPSGSQLPGLPLTQPVVVPHGVQIMHPAGSSFHDYRSVYGDMRNYHTAQLGHPQFPGASPIGLPSRSMTPSQGLPEGEHSHPSQPVRSKTPQIPQDPKGPLAAGPEQSHHGPVNRHTAQMDPHVHLQRAQGDTSQTSYPSPVAISMKQELPSPHQPQAVPKQSMFIPTTSGPPLSRPEPQSTLKQEPSPHPVSQRPVDMVQLLTKYPIVWQGLLALKNDTAAVQLHFVSGNNVLAHRSLPAPEGGPPLRIAQRMRLEASQLEGVARRMMVESDYCLLLALPCGRDQEDVVSQTESLKAAFISYLQAKQAAGIINVPNPGSNQPAYVLQIFPPCEFSESHLSRLAPDLLASISNISPHLMIVIASV, encoded by the exons CAGtgactccagcagcagctcgAGCGACGAGTCCCCGGCGCGCTCGGTGCAGTCGACGGCCGTGCCCGCGCCCGCGTCCCAGCTGCTCCCGTCGCTGGAGAAGGATGAGCCCAGGAAGAGCTTTGGGATCAAGGTGCAAAATCTTCCAGTGCGCTCAACAG ATACAAGCCTTAAAGATGGACTTTTCCACGAATTCAAGAAGTACGGGAAGGTGACGTCAGTGCAGATCCACGGCGCGTCCGAGGAGCGCTACGGCCTCGTGTTCTTCCGGCAGCAGGAGGACCAGGAGAAAGCGCTGAATGCCTCCAAAGGAAAGCTCTTCTTTGGCATGCAGATTGAAGTCACAGCCTGGATAGGACCAG AAACCGAAAGCGAGAATGAATTTCGTCCTTTGGATGAAAGGATAGATGAGTTTCACCCAAAGGCAACGAGAACTTTGTTCATTGGCAACCTGGAGAAAACCACCACCTACCACGACCTTCGCAACATCTTCCAGCGCTTTGGGGGAATAGTG GACATCGACATTAAGAAGGTGAACGGTGTCCCTCAGTATGCGTTCCTGCAGTACTGCGACATCGCCAGCGTCTGCAAAGCCATTAAGAAGATGGATGGGGAATATCTTGGAAATAACCGGCTCAAG CTGGGTTTTGGGAAGAGCATGCCTACAAACTGCGTGTGGTTAGATGGGCTTTCCACAAACGTTACGGATCAGTATCTGACCCGACATTTCTGCCGCTACGGGCCTGTGGTGAAG gTGGTGTTTGACCGCTTAAAAGGCATGGCCCTGGTTCTCTACAATGAGATTGAATATGCACAAGCAGCTGTAAAAGAGACCAAGGGGAGGAAAATCGGTGGGAATAAAATTAAG GTGGACTTTGCTAATCGGGAGAGTCAGTTGGCATTTTATCATTCCATGGAGAAAACGGGTCAAGATATCAGAGACTTCTATGAAATGCTTGCAGAAAGAAG AGACGAGCGAAGAGGATCCTACGAATACGCCCCTGACCGTACTTACTACGAGACCGTTCGGACCCCGGGGACGTATCCCGAGGATCCTCGGCGGGAATACCCAGCTCGGGGCAGAGAATTCTACGCCGAGTGGGATCCCTACCAAGGGGACTACTACGACCCACGATACTACGACGACCCTCGCGAGTACCGGGATTACCGTGGAGATCCGTACGAGCAGGACATCAGGGAGTACAGCTACAGGCAacgggagagggagagggagagggaacgGTTCGAATCCGACCGGGACAGAGACCACGAGCGGAGGCCGATCGAGCGGAGCCAGAGCCCGACGCACTCGCGGCGCCCGCAGAGCCCCGGAGCGTCCCCCTCGCAGTCGGAACGGCTGCAGAGCGACTCGGAGAGGAGGATTTACAGCAGGTCCTCAGATCGcagcggcagctgcagctcgcTGTCCCCTCCGCGATACGACAAGCTGGACAAAGCCCGCGTGGAGCGATACGCAAAAAACGAGAAGGTGGAGAAAGAGCGCGTTTTCGAGCAGGAGAGGGTGGACAAGGAGAAGCGCTTGgtgaggaaggaaaagctggagaaaatagaaaaggagaaaacagatAAGCAGAAACGAAAAGCAAAAATCCATTCGCCCAGCTCTCAGTCCTCGGAAACAGATCAGGAGAATGAGAGAGAGCCCAGCCCAGAAAAACTGAAGGGCAACAGTAAACAGAGCAAAGAGAGGGGTGACAAAGAGGGGACAGCAAAGAACCGCCTGGAACTGATGCCCTGTGTTGTGCTGACCCGTGTGAAGGAAAAAGAGGGGAAGGTGATCGATCAGCCTGCGCTGGAGAAACTGAGGGCAAAGCTGGATAATGACACTCTGAAATCCCCACTGCTTGaacagaaaacccaaacatCCCAGGCTGAGCAAGCCAAGTCAGAGCAGTCCAAACTAGAACCTGTCAGAACCAAGGTACAGAAGGAGAAAGCCCTTGCCAGTCACATCGAAGTGGTGGACAAGGAGGGGAAAATGAAACCCAAAAAGCACTTGAAGACAGAGCAAACTTCCGAGGGGGCCAACGCAGTGGATTTAGACAAGTTGGAGGCTCGTAAAAGGCGTTTTGCCGATGCGAATCCAAAACCTGACAGGCAAAAACTGGATGTAAAACGGAGCAGCCAAGATGAAGAGGATGCACGCATGGTTTTGAAAAAGCAGCTTGATGCAACAGCATCGTCTAGAGAAGCACCAGTGTTAAGGGAAGGAGAATTGGAGAGAAAACCCCTGAGGAAAGAGATGCTTAAAAGGGAATCTAAAAAACTCAAACTGGAAAGACTTATTCCTGTTACTAGTCCCAAAGAAATTCAGGACCCTCTTAATGTTGGTGGGATTGGCATGCGTCCCACCCTGGATCTGCAGGCGAGGCTCGCGGAGGAACCCGAGGCACCCGTGGAAGTTCAGGAACTCCCTCCTAAAAAACTGAACCCGGTAAAACCCCAGCACAAACAGGTACAGCTGCTGGATGAGCAGGGAACAGAGAGGGAGGACACAAGGAAGAACTACTCCAGCCTTCCTGAAGAAACACCAGACCATAAACTCGGCCAAGAGAAACCTCATTCAGCTGACACGGAGGAGAAAATCAGCATCGACATTGACCACACGCAGAGCTACCGGAAACAGATGGAGCAAAGTCGCAGGTTgaaacagcagctggaaatggagaTTGCAAAGTCAGAGAAGTTTGGCAGTCCAAAGAAAGAGGTGGATGAATATGAAAAGCGGAGTCTGGTTCATGAGGTGGGAAAGCCTCCACAAGATGTCACTGATGACTCTCCACcaagtaaaaggaaaaagactGATCAGTTTGACTTTGAAATCAGCACTAAGAGAGAAAGGAACTACAGAAGTTCTCGTCAGGTGAGTGAGGACTCCGAAAGGATGTCATGTTCTCCGAGCATCAGGCACTTCCCGTTCCATGAGGATGACGACACGATCGATTCTCCAAGGTTAATGCCATTGAAGGAAACCAAAGAGTCACctaaaatagaagaaaagggtCTTTCATACTCCAACATGACTGTGAGGGAGGACTCGCTGAAATTCAATCCTTATGATTCCAGCAGAAGGGAGCAGATGGCAGAAATGGCTAAAATAAAACTCTCTGTGCTGAGTTCTGAGGAAGACTCAAGTAGGTGGGAAACCCAAGTGAAGCAAGAGCCTGGGAGAGTGGATATCAGCTTTCCAAGCAGCATTGTGAAAAGAGACAGTATACGGAAACGGTCTGTCCGAGACCTGGAACCTGGGGAGGTGCCTTCAGATTCGGATGACGATGGCGAAAACAAACCCCATTCCCCAAAAGCCTCGTCCTTGTTAGAGAGTTCCAGGTTGTCTTTTTTATTAAGGGACAGAGAAGAGAAGTTCCGTGAAAGAGAGGAAAGACTCCAGTCTGGTTCTTtagaaagaaacaaattctACTCTTTTGCATTGGACAAGACAATCACACCTGACACAAAGGCCTTGCTTGAAAGGGCTAAATCCCTCTCTTCCTCCCGAGAGGAAAACTGGTCCTTTCTAGACTGGGATTCAAGATTTGCTAGTTTCAGAAACAATAAAGACAAAGAGAAGGTTGACTCGGCTCCAAGACCTATTCCATCCTGgtacatgaaaaagaaaaaaatcagaaccgATTCTGAAGGTGGAAAACTGGATGATAAAAAAGAGGATCATAAAGAGGAGGAACAAGAGCGGCAGGAACTATTCGCTTCTCGGTTTTTGCACAGTTCAATCTTTGAACAGGACTCCAAACGCTTGCAGCATTTAGAGAGGAAGGATGATGATCTGGACTTCATCTCTGGAAGGCTGTATGGGAGACAGTCCTCCTCCGATGGGACGAACAGCACGGCTGATTTGGTGCAAGAGCCAGTGGTTCTCTTCCACAGTAGGTTTGTTGAGCTGACACGAatgcagcagaaagaaaaggagaaagatcaGAAACCAAAAGAAGTCGAGAAACAGGAAGATAAAGAAAATCGGccaaaaaccccagaaataGTTCCTGATAGTAAAGAAACAGAACATAAACCTTCTTCAGCTGTTGGTCCTTCTTCAGTCACCGTCCTCCCACAGGAACCAGCTCCCATCGCTCCTGAGAAAATAGTGAGCGAAAAGGTCCTGGTGGAACCAGCTTCTGTCAAAGACGAGAAACCTTCTgaacctgctgctgcagcagaggaacaaaaaccttttcctgaacttgctgctcctgccaaAATGGAACCTCCTGAGCAAACAGAACCTCCACCAGTTGTAGAAGCGAGCAAAGAAATTATTGCTACAACCCTGGCGCCAGAGGAAGATGCTGTGGCAACAGAGCATCCTTCATACTTGGATACCAAACCTCCCACTCCTGGGGCCTCGTTTTCTGATGCAGATATCAGCGTAGATCCAGAACCTGAGGCTGCCCAGCTGCTTCCACCTCCGCCCAAGCTAGTTCAGAAGTCAGATGAGGCTGCAGAACCTAAAGAGGAAAATCCTCTACCCTCTGCCAACACCGATGCTGGTGTGAGTCAAAAGGTGGAGGCGGCTGCTGAGGTCCTGCCGCCCGTTTCCGACAATGATATGGAAGTGGAACCTCCGGTTGTTGTAAAAGATAAAAAGTCCTACAAAAGTAAACGGTCCAAGACTCCTGTGCAGTCGGCTGCAGCTAATGTCACAGAAAAGCCTGTCACGAGGAAGAGCGAAAGAATTGACCGCGAGAAACTGAAAAGGTCGAGCTCTCCTCGCGGGGACACCCAGAAGCTTTCTGAATTGAAAGTGGAGGCAGAAAAGGTTTCAAGGAATGCTGCTAAATCCCCAAgttctgctgcagagccagaaaACGTGGAGCTGAGCTTGCCAATAGGCCGGACCAGGCGCAGAAACGTGAGGTCAGTCTATGCTACCACAGGGGACAACGAAGGCCCATCTCCAGTGAAGGACTCCATGGAGGTCACTAGATCCACCAGGAAGAGAGTGGAAAAGGAACCACAGGAAACAGTGACCACTGTTCCCACAACCCCGAGGAGGGGAAGACCTCCCAAATCCCGCCGTAAGCCAGAAGAGGAGATCTCTCCAATAAAGACGGAACCGGTACAACAAGAGGTGGAAGAAGCTGAAACTAAAGATACCGTGGAAGCTCCTAAACCTGCAGAGGGTTGGAGGTCTCCTAGGTCCCAGAAGctcacacacactcactcatcagctgctgccagccaacaggggaaaaaagggaagaatgAACCGAAAGCCGATAACATGGCTGAATCTGAAGATGCTGCTGAAAGAAGTGGTCAGGAATCGAGCATCGGTGACAACAGCAATAAAGCAAAAGCCGCTGAGAAAGAGCCAGCAGCAAGTGAGCAGAAACGTGATCGGAAAGAACTGGATGTGGAGAAAAATCAGCTAGAAATCCCCACAGTTGAGATCACTGAGAAGAAGCCAGTGCCAGAAAAGGTTACGAAATCCAAAAGGGGAAGGtacaaaaataccaaaaccGTCGTTGATAAGGCATCCGTGTGTCTCAAAAATGTAGAAATACGCCTCAACGTCGATGAAGTCAAGGGTGCCTTGAGGCCCACCGAAGAGGAGGCAGAGCCGGTGGCAGTGTCACCCCCCAAGATGAAGAGCCCTCCAAAAGAGGACATCCTGCCACCCCACTTCTCTAAGAATGAGGTAGAAGATTCATTCCCAGAAATGGAAAAGGAGGTGACACGGGAGCCCAAGCAGTCGCCTGAGGCTGCCCAGTTAGCAAAGCAGATTGAGCTCGAGCAGGCGGTAGAGAACATTGCAAAACTCACTGAAACTCCTCCAACGATTGCTGCCTACAAGGAGCCAACAACAGATGTGGCTGAAGTCCgtcaggaggaggaggcagataAACCTGCACACCAGGCCAGTGAAAcggagctggcagcagccattGGCTCCATCATCAATGATATTTCTGGGGAGACAGAAAGCTTCCCTGCACCGCCGACATATCCTGCTGAATCTGAGACTGAAATCCCCACAGAGCCCTTGGTGCTGCAGTCTCCTCGGGAGGAGATGGAGCCTGAGACTGATCAGGCAGTGAACAATATCCTAGAAACAGAGGCTGCCGTCGAGCCTGTGGTGCAGCCagtgcctggctctgtcccGACAGCGTTGGACACTGAGAGCAAGGAGTCTGAGGTCAGCTTCAGTGAATCTTCCAACTCTGCACAGGAGGCTGAGACCTTGCAGGAGGCTGAAGTTGCTCGGAAGGAAAAGGGCCGTCAGAAAACCACGCGGCAGAGACGCAAGAAGAGCACAAGCAGGAAGGGCGACGTTGCTGAAGTCAACACCTTTGAGCCAGAGAGGGTGCAGAGCAAATCACCCCCTGCCAACGAAGTAAAGACAAAACCTGAAGAAGCCTCAaaggaggagaagcaaatcaaaCCCACAGCATCCATGGAGCCAAGTGCTTCTGATGTCACcaaggctgtggctgctgacGTTGTAGCTGCACATGAGGCTGTCCCTGAGAGCAGCACCTCTCCAAAGgtgcctgctccagctcctttgGACCTGGGTCCCCCACCGGTCCCCCTTGATGAGGGGAGTCAGAGCGGATTCAAGATCCGGTCGCCCCTGGAGAACGCTGCCATGACACCGCCGAGTGCCCCGAACACAGCCCTTCCTGCTGTCCCCGCGGCAGCGGCGGCCAAGCTGCCCACCCCAGTACCCACCACCATCGTCCCCCTTCATTCCAGCGCTGCCAAGGTGCCAGAGTGGATGGTCAGGCATGAGGAGCCCCGTGCCCGTTCCACACCCCCGCCCGCTCTCCCACCGGACACAAAGGCGTCGGATATCGACACAAACTCCAGCACTTTGAGGAAGATACTCATGGAGCCCAAATACGTCTCAGCGACAAGCATAACCTCCACACACGTGACAACAACGCACACGGAGCCGGTGAGCGCACCgtgcctggaggaggctcctcTCCACCCTGCTGTGGAGGCCATCAAGCCGGTTTCCGAGGAGAAGCCGGCTGTTCCTGTCACCAACGCTCTGGACCCACCGGTGGCCGAAGCGCCAGTGTTCAGTGAGAAGGAAAAGGTCAACACCGTGATTGCTCCCAAAGCCACTTCTGTCATCAGCAGGATGCCCCACAGCGTGGATCTGGAGGAGGCTCCAAGGATCACCTTGGTGAAACAAGCTCCCCAAACCCAGACATGCCTCGTCAATGCTCCCTCGCCGAAATTTAAGCAGAGGTCAAGTGCAAATGATAACAGCAGGTTTCATCCAGGATCGATGTCTATTATTGAGGAGAGGCCTGTGGAGACTGGGTCCAGCCCAGGGCTGCGGGTGAACACCTCGGAAGGTGTGGTGCTCCTGAGTTACTCAGGGCAGAAGACAGAAGGTCCTCAGCGAATCAGTGCCAAGATCAGCCAGATTCCCCCAGCCAGCGCTGTGGACATTGAGTTCCAGCAGTCTGTATCCAAGTCTCAGATTAAACAGGAGCCTATCACACCATCCCAGCCAGCAcccaaaggctcccagacctCGGCGGGCTATGGGACTGTTTCCACCCATTCTTCATTGGTACTTGGAGCACAGCCCTACAACACCTCGCCCGTCATCTCCTCTGTCAAACAGGAGCGCGCCGCGCTGGACAAGCCCGACTCGTCCCACCTTGCTGTCCAGACCCCGGCGTCGCAGTCCGGCAAGGTCCTGACGCAGACCGTAAACACTCCACCCGTGCTGGTCCATAACCAGATGGTTGTGAACAAAAAACTGTCTGACCCAGCTGCTCTGAAAGTGGAGACAAAGACTCTGCAACCCTCCAACCTGAGTCCTGGGGTTAGTCCTCACCACCCTTCCCTCTCTGGGAAGATGCACTCTGAAGCGAACCACGTCAGCTCGGGCCCCAGCACCCCGACCGACCGGGCCATCTCCCACCTGGGGGTCACCAAGCAGGAGCCGCACTCGCCGCGCACCAGCGGGCACTCGCCATCGCCGTTCCCCCGCGCCTGTCACCCCGGCAGCACCTCGTCTCCGGCTTTGTCCAGCAGCACCCCGGTCATGCTGGCGCCGGGAATTCCCGTTCCTCAGTACATATCCAGCATGCATCCCGAGCAATCCGTTATCATGCCCCCCCACAGCGTAACACAGACTGTGTCCCTGGGCCATCTATCCCAAGGTGAGGTGAGGATGAACACCCCTCCTCTCTCCGGCATTCCCTACGGCATCCGCCCGGAAGCGCTGCACTCCCCCCGAGCTGCTCTGCAACCCCAGATGGAGATGAAACCCCAGCGATCCAGCACGCCCCAGCCAGCACCCATCCGAGATATCGTCATGCCCCCGCTGTCCTCCCAGCATCCCCCCGAGGAGGAGCTGCACTTCCACCACACGGCGGTGTGCCGCGGGCCAGCCCCGGTGCAGTCCGACGTGCTGGTGATGCAGCCCGACTACCGCATGCACCCCGGCGGCCTGCGGCTGGAGCAGTACAACGTCCCCCGGGACGTCAGGATGATCATGCACCCGCACATGGCCGCCGTGGGCGAGCACCACTCGGAGACGCGACAATCCCGCACGCCCGAAGGGGCCGTCAAAACTCCGCCGGTCAGTAAGACCCCGCAGCCCGGCAAAGAGACTCCCAAATCCTCCGAAGGGAAGATGGCCCACTCTCCCCACAGCGAGCCGCGGCTGCTCAGCGTGCCCTCGGGCAGCCAGCTGCCCGGGCTGCCCCTGACGCAGCCCGTGGTGGTCCCACATGGGGTGCAGATCATGCATCCCGCCGGGAGCTCCTTCCACGATTACCGCTCCGTGTACGGCGACATGAGGAATTACCACACGGCACAGCTCGGGCATCCGCAGTTCCCGGGCGCCTCGCCCATCGGGCTGCCCTCCCGGAGCATGACCCCGTCCCAG GGTCTGCCAGAGGGCGAGCACTCGCACCCCAGCCAGCCGGTCCGCAGCAAGACCCCTCAGATCCCGCAGGATCCCAAGGGCCCGTTGGCAGCAGGGCCGGAGCAGAGTCACCACGGCCCTGTGAACAGGCACACGGCACAGATGGACCCCCACGTCCAcctgcagagggcacagggggACACGAGCCAGACCTCGTACCCCTCGCCCGTCGCCATCTCCATGAAGCAGGAGCTCCCATCGCCGCACCAGCCGCAGGCAGTTCCCAAGCAATCCATGTTTATCCCCACGACCTCGGGGCCGCCCCTCAGCCGCCCGGAGCCCCAGTCCACGCTCAAGCAGGAACCATCCCCTCACCCTGTGTCCCAGAGACCTGTGGACATGGTCCAGCTGCTGACA aAATACCCCATCGTGTGGCAGGGTCTGCTGGCTCTCAAGAACGACACGGCGGCCGTGCAGCTGCACTTTGTGTCGGGGAACAACGTGCTGGCTCACCGCTCGCTGCCGGCGCCCGAGGGAGGGCCGCCCCTGCGCATCGCGCAGCGCATGCGCCTCGAGGCCTCCCAGCTCGAGGGCGTCGCACGCAGGATGATG GTGGAGAGCGATtactgcctgctgctggccctgccctgcgGCCGGGACCAGGAGGATGTGGTCAGTCAGACCGAGTCGCTCAAGGCCGCCTTCATCAGCTACCTGCAGGCCAAGCAGGCTGCAGGCATCATCAACGTGCCCAACCCCGGCTCCAACCAG cctgcctACGTTCTGCAGATCTTCCCACCCTGCGAGTTCTCGGAAAGCCACCTGTCCCGCCTGGCCCCCGACCTCCTCGCCAGCATCTCCAACATCTCTCCTCACCTGATGATTGTCATCGCGTCGGTATGA